In Fusarium oxysporum f. sp. lycopersici 4287 chromosome 6, whole genome shotgun sequence, a single window of DNA contains:
- a CDS encoding hypothetical protein (At least one base has a quality score < 10), whose protein sequence is MPDLGISDFYVIPTSQDESPSVTSLIEALGLEPHIEGGYFKETDVSVDSVSSPYPPEPLSEETLCLTDGLRSDLGPLFRRLSTTIYYYLTPNRPQCYFHRIRSRIIHSLHLGRGRYVLISPDGHVETYVVGRNIEMGERLQWVIEGGVWQASYLLDAEDGESEGLLISETVVPGFEYADQEFLSEAGLRSLVRADQARKLEWLVRKCDKVHMTNQVANRERSTGSKKIRVNDRGDHPPSTIVPPRRAEL, encoded by the coding sequence ATGCCCGACCTGGGCATCAGCGACTTTTACGTCATCCCAACTTCACAAGACGAAAGCCCCTCCGTGACGTCGCTCATTGAGGCCCTCGGCTTGGAACCACACATTGAAGGTGGCTACTTTAAAGAAACCGACGTTTCCGTCGACTCCGTTTCCTCACCATATCCTCCTGAACCCCTATCCGAGGAGACTCTCTGCCTGACGGATGGTCTTCGTTCCGACCTCGGACCGCTGTTCCGCAGACTTTCGACCACCATTTACTACTATCTCACACCCAACCGCCCACAGTGTTACTTCCACCGTATCCGCAGCCGCATTATCCATTCGCTTCATCTGGGCCGCGGCCGGTATGTGCTCATCAGCCCCGACGGACATGTTGAGACGTATGTCGTGGGACGCAATATTGAGATGGGCGAACGGCTCCAATGGGTTATTGAAGGAGGTGTCTGGCAGGCCAGTTACCTGCTTGATGCCGAGGATGGCGAGAGCGAGGGACTGCTGATCTCCGAAACTGTCGTGCCAGGGTTCGAATACGCTGACCAGGAGTTTCTGTCTGAGGCGggtttgagaagcttggtgcGGGCTGACCAAGCAAGAAAGCTGGAGTGGTTAGTCCGAAAGTGTGACAAGGTCCATATGACAAACCAGGTAGCAAACCGGGAGCGAAGCACAGGGTCTAAGAAAATCCGGGTTAACGACAGGGGAGACCATCCTCCCTCCACCATAGTGCCGCCGAGGAGAGCTGAGCTGTGA